From Chloroflexota bacterium, one genomic window encodes:
- a CDS encoding sigma-70 family RNA polymerase sigma factor — translation MAEPTTEILYRAQRNDPEAMGALIVSQQHYIYNIAMSVMRQPEDAADLTQDACIKLLRVIGQYNGESRFTTWLYRLVINLGRDELRKRGRRAPEMPPMTDDDGETVDPLSSIADDNRWADPQEVATNHELRAEVTQALDKLEDHYRLALTLYYFDDLRYNDIAEILEVPLNTVKSYIRRGKERLALLLGANQSEAILPAKREPVTDERPNRGRFAFALGWR, via the coding sequence GTGGCCGAACCAACTACAGAAATTTTATATCGCGCTCAACGCAATGACCCCGAAGCAATGGGAGCATTGATTGTTAGCCAACAACATTATATTTACAACATCGCCATGAGCGTGATGCGCCAGCCCGAAGATGCCGCTGACCTAACCCAAGATGCTTGTATCAAGCTGTTACGGGTGATTGGCCAGTATAATGGCGAAAGTCGTTTTACCACGTGGCTCTATCGTTTGGTGATCAACCTTGGGCGTGATGAGCTGCGCAAACGTGGCCGCCGTGCTCCGGAGATGCCACCAATGACCGATGACGATGGTGAAACCGTTGATCCATTATCGAGCATTGCCGATGATAACCGTTGGGCCGACCCTCAAGAAGTGGCAACCAACCACGAGTTGCGGGCCGAAGTAACCCAAGCCTTGGATAAACTGGAAGATCATTATCGTTTAGCATTAACGCTCTACTATTTTGACGATTTGCGGTACAATGATATTGCTGAAATTTTGGAAGTACCGCTGAATACGGTCAAAAGCTATATTCGCCGTGGTAAAGAGCGGCTTGCCTTGCTCTTAGGTGCCAATCAATCGGAAGCAATTTTGCCCGCCAAACGTGAACCTGTTACCGATGAACGGCCAAACCGCGGTCGCTTTGCATTTGCCCTAGGCTGGCGCTGA
- a CDS encoding HAD-IA family hydrolase, translating to MLRFPVVCFDVGFTLLDERVDAHDLIGEVLQELGLQVEPNLIRDARKATNRWYHQRYHSLDNNDWSSDATIRTLWLEFYQHLFDQIDPSLDHAMLGDRLIAHYEQPENWVPFNDVRETLDSLHAKGIRIGIVSDWASSLRPILTYNKLLPYFDFAVISADAGYAKPMTDLYQLAIKRSGVAADQIIHIGDSYYADVLGARAVGMQAALIDRHKRIPKADCPILHDLRDLLPLV from the coding sequence ATGCTGCGTTTTCCGGTAGTTTGTTTTGATGTTGGCTTTACCTTGCTCGATGAGCGGGTTGATGCCCACGATTTAATTGGCGAGGTGCTGCAAGAATTGGGCTTGCAGGTTGAACCCAATTTGATTCGCGATGCCCGCAAAGCGACCAATCGTTGGTATCATCAGCGCTATCATTCGCTCGATAATAACGATTGGAGTTCCGATGCCACAATTCGCACGCTTTGGCTCGAATTCTATCAACATCTATTCGATCAAATCGATCCCTCGCTGGATCACGCAATGCTTGGAGATCGCTTGATTGCGCACTACGAGCAGCCCGAAAATTGGGTTCCCTTCAACGATGTGCGCGAAACCCTCGATAGTTTGCATGCCAAAGGCATTCGAATTGGGATTGTCTCGGATTGGGCCAGCAGTTTACGGCCAATTCTGACCTACAACAAACTGTTGCCCTACTTCGATTTTGCGGTTATTTCGGCGGATGCTGGCTATGCCAAACCCATGACCGACCTCTATCAACTGGCGATCAAGCGCTCCGGCGTTGCCGCTGATCAGATTATTCATATTGGCGATAGTTATTATGCTGATGTGTTGGGCGCACGCGCAGTTGGCATGCAAGCGGCGTTAATCGACCGTCACAAGCGCATTCCCAAAGCCGATTGTCCAATTCTGCACGATTTACGCGATTTATTGCCGTTGGTTTAA
- a CDS encoding DUF4406 domain-containing protein: protein MADHAALMILIAGPYRSGTGDDPAKIAANVHLMESYVLPLFNAGHLPVLGEWLALPMVDLAGSKRIGDEIFNAIFHPIAERLVIRCDAVLRVGGPSAGADQMLELAKAHGRQCFERLQDIPGCSELIDPQEY, encoded by the coding sequence ATGGCTGATCACGCTGCGTTGATGATTTTAATTGCTGGGCCCTATCGTTCTGGCACTGGCGACGATCCAGCTAAAATTGCGGCCAATGTTCATTTGATGGAATCATATGTGTTACCGTTGTTCAACGCTGGACATTTGCCAGTGCTTGGCGAGTGGCTGGCGCTACCAATGGTTGATTTGGCTGGCTCTAAACGGATTGGTGATGAGATCTTTAATGCGATTTTTCACCCAATTGCTGAGCGCTTGGTGATTCGTTGCGATGCGGTGTTGCGGGTTGGTGGCCCTTCAGCAGGCGCTGATCAGATGCTTGAACTGGCCAAAGCCCATGGTCGCCAATGCTTCGAGCGTTTGCAAGATATCCCTGGCTGTAGCGAGTTGATCGATCCTCAAGAATATTAG
- a CDS encoding DUF3379 domain-containing protein, whose protein sequence is MKRCEHRTNYDLREEALDPQLTDHLAECESCAQRARRAEAFDTVVRSAMITSVPDDLTAKLLALVPGLMPPMLVRSKHWKLQRRAFVGLSGFASILALGLVIYGVYLLANTVGVGDWLATASTWPGVAIDWLYRHIPSSRSFVAAMIAVRQPLQWMILLLLIWQVWERMPLPNNRQTA, encoded by the coding sequence ATGAAGCGTTGTGAACATCGTACCAACTATGATCTGCGTGAAGAAGCGCTTGATCCACAACTTACAGACCATCTTGCTGAATGTGAAAGCTGTGCTCAACGTGCTCGCCGCGCTGAAGCCTTCGATACCGTCGTGCGCTCAGCGATGATTACTAGTGTTCCCGATGATCTGACTGCTAAACTTTTGGCCTTAGTGCCAGGTTTGATGCCACCAATGTTGGTGCGCAGCAAGCACTGGAAGTTGCAACGCCGCGCCTTCGTTGGCCTCAGTGGCTTTGCCAGCATCTTGGCGCTTGGTTTGGTGATCTACGGGGTGTATCTCTTGGCAAACACGGTTGGGGTTGGCGATTGGCTGGCGACTGCTAGCACGTGGCCTGGGGTTGCTATCGATTGGCTCTATCGGCATATTCCATCATCGCGCTCGTTTGTGGCGGCAATGATTGCCGTGCGCCAACCATTGCAATGGATGATTCTGTTGCTGCTGATTTGGCAAGTTTGGGAACGCATGCCTCTACCCAATAATCGACAAACCGCCTAA
- a CDS encoding ComF family protein: MINRLWNSLLDLVYPPRCYSCGKAGTQFCPACFAECIPLTPPQRPQPLAADSPLERALGIYPFQGSLRAAIHAFKYQNAHPLAQILAPLLFDFCAWNDVVLMPVPLHGVRKRERGYNQAELLARNLAKAWQLPLSTDLQRVRATEHQVGQQAQARASNVAGAFEWRGQQPAPSHVLLIDDVLTTGSTFEACASALIAAGSTVVEGLALAKAIIKPAPPLDSPE, translated from the coding sequence ATGATCAACCGTTTATGGAATAGCTTGCTTGATCTCGTTTACCCGCCACGCTGCTATAGCTGTGGCAAGGCTGGCACGCAATTTTGCCCCGCTTGCTTCGCCGAATGTATTCCGCTGACTCCACCCCAACGACCGCAACCTTTAGCCGCCGATTCACCACTTGAACGTGCTTTGGGTATTTATCCGTTTCAAGGCAGTCTACGCGCGGCAATCCATGCTTTTAAATATCAAAATGCCCATCCCTTAGCCCAAATTTTGGCTCCATTGTTGTTTGATTTTTGTGCTTGGAACGATGTTGTGTTGATGCCTGTGCCATTGCATGGCGTGCGCAAACGTGAACGTGGCTATAATCAAGCTGAATTATTGGCGCGTAATTTGGCCAAAGCTTGGCAATTGCCACTGAGCACCGATTTGCAACGGGTGCGTGCCACCGAGCATCAAGTTGGTCAGCAAGCGCAAGCTCGTGCCAGCAATGTCGCCGGAGCTTTTGAATGGCGTGGTCAACAGCCTGCCCCAAGCCATGTATTGCTGATCGACGATGTGCTTACCACTGGCTCAACCTTTGAAGCTTGTGCTAGTGCATTAATTGCTGCTGGTAGTACGGTGGTTGAAGGGCTAGCGCTAGCCAAAGCGATTATCAAGCCTGCGCCACCGCTTGATTCGCCTGAATAA
- a CDS encoding GNAT family N-acetyltransferase has translation MQREVTTTYLEMLSASELKPSLRHEPAFGFAQVQRISPELNRFLYTAVGAQWYWLDRLGWSYQQWLDYLSQPTIQTWLGTYQGIPIGYCELVQAADGSAQIGYFGLLPQWYGQGLGGLLLTKVIQQAWQLTSSRVWLHTCTLDGPTALANYQARGFKLYDQKTEVVELPSQAAGPWPNAL, from the coding sequence ATGCAGCGCGAAGTGACAACAACCTACCTTGAGATGTTATCAGCCAGCGAGCTTAAGCCAAGTTTACGCCATGAGCCAGCTTTTGGTTTTGCCCAAGTTCAGCGGATTAGCCCTGAACTCAATCGCTTTTTATATACGGCGGTGGGTGCTCAGTGGTATTGGCTTGATCGGCTCGGCTGGTCGTATCAACAATGGCTCGATTACTTGAGCCAGCCTACAATTCAAACATGGCTCGGCACATATCAAGGTATTCCGATTGGCTATTGCGAGTTGGTGCAAGCGGCCGACGGCTCAGCCCAAATTGGCTATTTTGGCTTGTTGCCGCAATGGTATGGCCAAGGCTTGGGCGGGCTTTTACTTACCAAGGTTATTCAGCAGGCTTGGCAATTAACCAGCTCGCGGGTTTGGCTGCATACTTGCACGCTCGATGGCCCAACTGCCTTAGCCAACTACCAAGCCCGTGGTTTTAAGCTCTATGATCAAAAAACCGAAGTAGTTGAGTTACCAAGCCAAGCAGCTGGGCCATGGCCAAATGCCCTGTAG
- a CDS encoding class I SAM-dependent methyltransferase has product MSANSEWPELNAQSNAVWETNAEHWDNSMGQDGNRFHLQLVRPAMLSLLELQAAQRVLDIGCGNGLFARHLAELGATVLAVDASTSLIERAKQYPSSTTLEYQVVDATNFDQLLALGASSFDALVSTMVLMDLPSIEPLFQAAAKLLKPQGHFVLATVHPCFQTPHSRKIVEQFENAQGEVETHSRLQIGSYLTPAVHQGVGVVGQPSAQFNFHRSLTSLLGIAFAAGFVLDGLLEPRYPTGTTSTHPFSWANFSEIPPVLVLRLRLC; this is encoded by the coding sequence ATGAGTGCAAATAGCGAATGGCCTGAATTAAATGCTCAATCCAATGCTGTTTGGGAAACGAACGCTGAGCATTGGGATAACTCAATGGGTCAGGATGGTAACCGTTTTCATTTGCAATTGGTGCGGCCTGCCATGCTGAGTTTGTTAGAGTTGCAAGCGGCGCAACGTGTGCTTGACATTGGTTGTGGGAACGGTCTCTTCGCACGACATTTGGCTGAATTGGGAGCAACGGTGCTGGCAGTTGATGCTAGCACCAGCTTAATCGAACGTGCCAAGCAGTATCCAAGCTCTACAACCCTCGAATATCAAGTTGTCGATGCAACTAATTTCGATCAATTATTGGCCTTAGGTGCTAGCAGTTTTGATGCTTTAGTTTCGACGATGGTGCTGATGGATTTGCCCTCGATTGAGCCGTTATTTCAAGCAGCAGCCAAATTGCTCAAGCCACAAGGCCATTTTGTGCTGGCGACAGTCCATCCATGTTTTCAAACCCCGCACAGTCGCAAAATTGTCGAGCAATTTGAGAATGCGCAAGGCGAGGTCGAAACTCACTCGCGGCTACAAATTGGCAGTTATCTCACGCCAGCTGTGCACCAAGGGGTTGGGGTAGTTGGTCAGCCAAGCGCCCAATTCAATTTTCATCGGTCGCTCACAAGCTTACTGGGCATAGCATTTGCGGCAGGATTTGTGCTTGATGGATTGCTTGAGCCGCGCTATCCGACAGGTACAACCAGCACCCACCCATTTTCATGGGCCAATTTTAGCGAAATTCCGCCAGTTTTGGTACTGCGTTTGCGCCTATGCTAG
- a CDS encoding DUF5946 family protein encodes MPTTEFCLECGAPSVEGFNCWEQLGALIAWEYNDPALHAQHFLVVASYNLQHPAQFTEAAIEQLRSAFNDYLDHGVSAATLRQRVAKTYAGATRVLRPEAERRPQLRRWTMTIADVYLPEQPAGAVERLLRWARVIQANQAVAQA; translated from the coding sequence ATGCCAACCACTGAATTTTGCCTTGAATGCGGCGCTCCATCGGTTGAAGGCTTCAACTGTTGGGAGCAATTAGGGGCGTTAATCGCCTGGGAATATAACGACCCAGCCTTGCATGCCCAGCACTTTTTGGTTGTCGCCAGCTACAATTTGCAACACCCGGCTCAATTTACCGAGGCAGCGATTGAACAACTGCGCAGCGCATTCAACGATTATCTTGATCATGGGGTTAGTGCCGCAACATTACGGCAACGAGTTGCCAAAACCTATGCAGGCGCGACGCGGGTGCTGCGGCCTGAAGCTGAACGCCGACCGCAATTACGCCGCTGGACGATGACCATTGCTGATGTCTATCTGCCTGAACAACCAGCAGGAGCCGTCGAGCGCTTATTGCGTTGGGCCAGAGTTATTCAGGCGAATCAAGCGGTGGCGCAGGCTTGA
- a CDS encoding terpene cyclase/mutase family protein: MRIPEAIQWIEQSGNVLAQAKITHMLEATPADDELLDQLAALQNDDGGFPLNGVTGRPSTLNDSCNIIRHFVELEASDHPAVAVASRFILDAQSPRGWWRENSNLAIYSPPLWMDSESDAALIYTTAVCSASLALLDNPEVNVAADKANTWLLGQIANNGLLPGFRVEATGWAMLAAVLLGHRESRPVKRMLGGLGDLLSTDWDAPSLAVMLNAAGIARIPRMTRAVTQAINLLRNLQQPSGAWLNEDGLPDPLLTAWIVRIVRRFGLR, translated from the coding sequence ATGCGTATTCCAGAAGCAATTCAATGGATTGAACAATCGGGCAATGTTTTAGCCCAAGCCAAAATAACTCACATGCTTGAGGCAACTCCAGCAGATGACGAACTGCTTGATCAATTAGCCGCTTTGCAAAACGACGATGGTGGTTTTCCGCTGAATGGCGTGACTGGCCGTCCGAGCACCCTCAACGATAGCTGCAACATTATTCGCCATTTTGTCGAACTTGAGGCTAGCGATCATCCGGCAGTAGCTGTGGCCAGCCGCTTTATTCTCGATGCTCAATCGCCGCGTGGCTGGTGGCGCGAAAACAGCAATTTAGCGATCTATAGCCCGCCCTTGTGGATGGATAGCGAGTCGGATGCCGCGCTGATCTACACGACCGCTGTTTGTTCGGCCAGCCTAGCCTTGTTGGATAACCCCGAAGTCAATGTGGCGGCAGATAAAGCCAATACTTGGTTGCTGGGCCAAATTGCCAATAACGGCTTATTGCCAGGCTTTCGAGTTGAGGCAACTGGTTGGGCTATGTTGGCAGCGGTTTTGTTGGGTCACCGCGAAAGTCGGCCAGTCAAGCGCATGTTGGGCGGCTTAGGCGATTTGCTTTCGACTGATTGGGATGCGCCAAGCCTCGCAGTGATGCTAAATGCAGCGGGCATTGCACGGATTCCCCGGATGACCCGCGCCGTGACGCAGGCAATTAATTTGCTACGCAATTTGCAACAACCAAGTGGCGCGTGGCTGAACGAAGATGGTCTACCCGATCCTTTGCTAACAGCCTGGATTGTGCGGATTGTGCGGCGCTTCGGCTTACGCTAA
- a CDS encoding alpha/beta fold hydrolase has protein sequence MSTYVIDGQELHIRDNRRNAPVALLIHGWSSSWFTWTPLLQALGTRYSYMAVDLPGYGRSPAPKHPITIDWYADLMAKLIEEASDRPVVVLGHSMGGQIAMTLALRHPMLVERLILLNPVVSGRLSTFINLFVAPHILLERTRLGGKILSYLENTPLSYINQLMKPILFAERAAISQQDYDRIRADARRPGQGRVRAACYEAMKMGDLRGKLKQIQPPAQVIWGAEDNTVPLRDAGAVADEWPQADLRLIPNAGHWPHFEQYETTMRYIASFLGLPILPSLPNDQVQQQRDLDVGEIAQFLSNTELGQDLSESQRLRVAGLCHQHHFAPQDVLALEDSSGDELFIVQDGQVDVLVRISNELGIEESRRVNVLMAGQIAGEMALIQGKGGRRTADLRAGKSGATVLSIDSRYLFALFEDDASLGLKLMQNLARSLVQRLRVQNWQLQLAEQRAEVHR, from the coding sequence ATGTCAACCTATGTCATCGACGGACAGGAACTGCATATCCGCGATAATCGCCGTAATGCCCCCGTCGCCTTATTAATTCATGGCTGGTCGAGTTCGTGGTTTACCTGGACTCCGCTGCTGCAAGCTTTGGGCACGCGCTATTCGTATATGGCGGTCGATTTGCCTGGCTATGGGCGGTCGCCTGCACCGAAACACCCAATTACGATCGATTGGTATGCCGATTTGATGGCCAAATTGATCGAGGAAGCGAGCGATCGACCAGTGGTTGTGCTTGGTCACTCGATGGGCGGCCAAATTGCCATGACTTTAGCCCTGCGCCACCCAATGCTGGTCGAACGTTTGATTTTGCTCAATCCAGTGGTCAGCGGGCGACTATCAACCTTTATCAATTTGTTTGTGGCTCCGCATATTTTGCTCGAACGCACGCGATTGGGCGGCAAAATTTTGAGTTATCTCGAAAATACGCCTTTAAGCTATATCAATCAATTGATGAAGCCGATCCTCTTCGCTGAACGGGCCGCAATCTCGCAGCAAGATTATGATCGAATTCGCGCCGATGCACGGCGACCAGGCCAAGGCAGAGTTCGCGCTGCCTGCTACGAAGCCATGAAAATGGGCGATTTGCGTGGCAAACTCAAGCAAATTCAGCCGCCAGCTCAAGTGATTTGGGGCGCTGAGGATAATACTGTGCCGTTGCGTGATGCTGGCGCGGTAGCTGACGAATGGCCGCAAGCTGATTTGCGCTTGATTCCAAATGCTGGGCATTGGCCGCATTTTGAGCAATATGAAACTACGATGCGCTATATTGCCTCATTTTTGGGCTTGCCAATTTTGCCGAGCCTGCCAAATGATCAAGTACAACAGCAGCGTGATCTTGATGTTGGCGAAATTGCCCAGTTCCTCTCGAATACTGAGTTAGGCCAAGATTTAAGTGAATCGCAACGCTTGCGGGTGGCAGGTTTGTGCCATCAACATCATTTTGCCCCGCAAGATGTGCTGGCGCTGGAAGATTCAAGCGGCGATGAATTATTTATTGTGCAAGATGGCCAAGTTGATGTTTTGGTGCGAATCAGCAATGAGCTTGGGATTGAAGAATCGCGGCGGGTTAATGTGCTGATGGCGGGCCAAATTGCTGGCGAAATGGCCTTGATTCAGGGCAAAGGTGGCCGACGCACCGCCGATTTACGCGCTGGCAAGTCGGGAGCGACCGTGCTTTCGATCGATAGCCGTTATCTGTTTGCCTTGTTTGAAGATGATGCCTCGCTGGGCCTGAAGCTGATGCAAAATCTGGCTCGCTCGTTGGTGCAACGGTTGCGCGTACAAAATTGGCAATTGCAATTAGCTGAACAACGCGCCGAAGTCCATCGCTAA